In Mesorhizobium sp. 113-3-3, a genomic segment contains:
- a CDS encoding substrate-binding domain-containing protein — translation MNITRRLLGKVALGLAGATMLMQVPAFAADKPAPFDKPGVKIALVRYLSTGDFFQAYLSGVESQSKALGIDLRVLDSRQDAALQSDMVDQAIALGVQGIIIQHGLTESMKDAAQRAVDAGIKVVAFDVNVENPKIPQIEQSDKDLARLALEQAVKDNGESWNAGYVYVAGIAPLDRRNETWVDVKKKYAGIKEVAMFGTLDNPIANSVANQARSVLSAHPDIKVMFAPYDEFAKGVKIAVDEAGLNKGIKIYSADISTSDISAMREPDSAWAATAATNPAVVGQVSVRALAQLLAGEDPGHNVIVPPTLITQKELIDKDIKNMEDLSAKLPQFAHADVAMPAWMPNPNAK, via the coding sequence GTGAACATCACAAGACGACTTCTGGGGAAGGTGGCGCTCGGACTGGCCGGCGCAACCATGCTGATGCAGGTTCCGGCTTTTGCCGCGGACAAGCCGGCGCCGTTCGACAAGCCTGGCGTCAAGATCGCACTGGTGCGCTATCTCTCGACCGGCGACTTCTTCCAGGCCTACCTTTCGGGCGTCGAGTCACAGTCGAAGGCGCTCGGCATCGACCTGCGCGTGCTCGACAGCCGCCAGGATGCCGCGCTCCAGTCCGACATGGTCGACCAGGCCATCGCGCTTGGCGTGCAGGGCATCATCATCCAGCACGGCCTGACGGAATCGATGAAGGACGCCGCGCAGCGCGCGGTTGACGCCGGCATCAAGGTCGTGGCCTTCGACGTCAATGTCGAAAACCCGAAAATTCCGCAGATCGAACAGTCGGACAAGGACCTTGCCCGCCTCGCGCTCGAGCAGGCGGTGAAGGACAACGGCGAGAGCTGGAACGCCGGCTATGTCTATGTCGCCGGCATCGCGCCGCTCGATCGGCGCAACGAGACCTGGGTCGACGTGAAGAAGAAATATGCGGGCATCAAGGAAGTCGCGATGTTCGGCACGCTCGACAACCCGATCGCCAACTCCGTCGCCAACCAGGCGCGCTCGGTGCTGTCGGCCCATCCCGATATCAAGGTGATGTTCGCCCCCTATGACGAATTCGCCAAGGGCGTGAAGATCGCCGTCGACGAGGCCGGCCTGAACAAGGGCATCAAGATCTATTCGGCCGACATCTCGACATCGGACATCTCAGCGATGCGCGAGCCCGACAGCGCCTGGGCGGCGACCGCCGCCACCAACCCGGCCGTCGTCGGCCAGGTCTCGGTGCGCGCTCTGGCGCAGCTGCTGGCCGGTGAAGACCCCGGCCACAACGTCATCGTGCCGCCGACGCTTATCACCCAGAAGGAGCTGATCGACAAGGACATCAAGAACATGGAAGACCTGTCGGCCAAGCTGCCGCAGTTCGCCCATGCCGATGTCGCCATGCCGGCCTGGATGCCGAACCCGAACGCGAAGTAG
- a CDS encoding TetR family transcriptional regulator, with the protein MSEAANIVADAAKQENVTRILDCAERLFRHYGYGKTNVADIARELGMSPANIYRFFASKVEIHQAVCGRMLGASYKMAYEIMHLPISAEERLRRYIHAQYKMTLETMLDEQKVHEMVIVALERDWGVIDKHVNSIHDLFAEVIREGVETGEFRQQDHEVASRCFGAATVILCHPQMVAQCLAKTNRAMPDELIDYAIRALK; encoded by the coding sequence ATGTCCGAAGCCGCCAACATCGTGGCCGATGCCGCCAAACAGGAGAATGTGACGCGCATTCTCGACTGCGCGGAGCGCCTGTTCCGGCACTACGGCTACGGCAAGACCAATGTTGCCGACATTGCCCGCGAGCTCGGCATGTCGCCGGCCAATATCTACCGTTTCTTCGCCTCCAAGGTCGAAATCCATCAGGCGGTCTGCGGCCGCATGCTCGGCGCCAGCTACAAGATGGCTTACGAGATCATGCATCTGCCGATCAGCGCCGAGGAGCGGCTGCGGCGCTACATCCATGCGCAATACAAGATGACGCTGGAGACCATGCTCGACGAGCAGAAGGTCCATGAGATGGTCATTGTCGCGCTCGAGCGCGACTGGGGCGTCATCGACAAGCACGTCAACAGCATCCACGACCTGTTCGCCGAGGTGATCCGCGAGGGCGTCGAGACCGGCGAGTTCAGGCAGCAGGATCACGAAGTGGCGTCGCGCTGCTTCGGCGCCGCCACCGTCATTCTCTGCCATCCGCAGATGGTGGCGCAGTGCCTTGCCAAGACCAACCGGGCAATGCCCGACGAACTTATCGACTACGCCATCAGAGCCTTGAAATAG
- a CDS encoding efflux RND transporter periplasmic adaptor subunit translates to MSLSNSIIRRLPVAGLIVAGLVLAGCSQEKAEVKEIIRPVKVVEIAQAHDTRMLSYSGSVRARTESALAFRVNGKITERLVDIGQHVAPGDVLARIDPTDYDLSVKSAQAALDAAERQVETTELTRKRAEQLFTKNFAPKSQLEQATLAHDQAVATRDSARSSLDQAKNQVGYTDLKADRDGIVTAVNADVGQVVGSGTPVVTVAVDGEKEVLIAVPEMEIAEFKPGKLVKAGFWSDSTLTLDGKVREVAGSADPQSRTFAVRVSLPNDARVLLGMTANIEASAANEKQLVSIPLSALAEKDSQSIVWTVDRGADTVHARPVKVAKFAADGVRVAEGLKPGDIVVAAGTQFMTENLKVKLAGGVAQQSASAEGDDASRLR, encoded by the coding sequence ATGTCTTTGTCCAACTCCATCATCCGTCGGCTGCCGGTTGCGGGCCTGATCGTTGCAGGGCTCGTGCTTGCCGGCTGCAGCCAGGAGAAGGCCGAGGTCAAGGAGATCATCCGCCCGGTCAAGGTCGTCGAGATCGCCCAGGCGCATGACACCCGCATGCTCTCCTACTCGGGGTCCGTGCGGGCTCGCACCGAAAGCGCCCTGGCTTTCCGCGTCAACGGCAAGATCACCGAGCGTCTGGTCGACATCGGTCAGCATGTGGCGCCGGGCGACGTGCTCGCCCGCATTGATCCCACCGACTATGACCTGTCGGTCAAGAGCGCGCAGGCCGCGCTCGATGCCGCCGAACGGCAGGTCGAGACGACGGAGCTCACGCGCAAGCGCGCCGAGCAACTTTTTACCAAAAACTTCGCACCGAAATCGCAGCTCGAACAGGCGACGCTGGCCCATGACCAGGCGGTCGCCACGCGCGACTCCGCCCGCTCGTCGCTTGATCAGGCCAAGAACCAGGTCGGCTATACCGACCTCAAGGCCGACCGGGATGGCATCGTCACCGCGGTCAATGCCGATGTCGGCCAGGTGGTCGGCTCCGGCACGCCCGTGGTCACTGTCGCGGTCGACGGCGAAAAGGAAGTGCTGATCGCGGTGCCCGAAATGGAGATCGCCGAATTCAAGCCCGGTAAGCTCGTCAAGGCCGGCTTCTGGTCCGACAGCACGCTGACGCTCGACGGCAAGGTCCGCGAAGTCGCCGGCAGTGCCGACCCGCAGTCGCGCACCTTCGCCGTCCGTGTCAGCCTGCCCAACGATGCACGCGTGCTTCTCGGCATGACCGCCAATATCGAGGCCTCGGCCGCCAACGAGAAGCAGCTGGTTTCGATCCCCTTGAGCGCGTTGGCTGAGAAAGACAGCCAGTCGATCGTCTGGACCGTCGATCGGGGCGCCGACACCGTTCATGCCCGTCCGGTGAAGGTTGCCAAGTTCGCCGCCGATGGTGTGCGCGTCGCCGAGGGATTGAAGCCCGGCGATATCGTGGTCGCCGCCGGCACCCAGTTCATGACCGAGAATCTCAAGGTCAAGCTCGCCGGCGGTGTGGCGCAGCAATCAGCCTCGGCCGAGGGCGACGACGCCAGCCGGCTGCGCTGA
- a CDS encoding acyl-CoA synthetase, whose protein sequence is MGNPYEQDLDRNAANHQPLTPLTYQERAARTYPDHIAIVHGRQRISYRDFWRRSLKLASALHKRGIGKGDTVTVMLSNTPPMLEAHFGVPMTKAVLHSLNTRLDAAVIAFQLDHAETRVLIVDREFSGVVRQALDLAKVKPLVIDYDDPDYAADAPYPKGERIGTLDYEDFVAGGDEDFAWSMPDDEWDAISLNYTSGTTGNPKGVVYHHRGAALMAYTNTIHAGMAKHAVYLWTLPMFHCNGWCFPWTLAVQAGTHVCLRWVRPKPIYDAIADHGVTHLCGAPVVMSVLINARDEDKRAFAQTVTFNTAAAPPPEAVLSGMADAGFAVTHLYGLTETYGPAVVNEWHGEWDSLAKGERSAKKARQGVRYAALEGLTVMDPETMQATPADGETIGEVMFRGNIVMKGYLKNRKASDEAFAGGWFHSGDLGVMHPDGYIQLKDRSKDIIISGGENISSIEVEDALYKHPSVASCGVVARADDKWGEVPVAYVELKPGKAASEAEIIEHCRALLARFKVPKAVIFAEIPKTSTGKIQKFRLREMAKRT, encoded by the coding sequence ATGGGCAATCCTTACGAACAGGATCTCGACAGGAACGCGGCCAACCACCAGCCGCTGACGCCGCTCACCTATCAGGAGCGCGCGGCAAGGACCTATCCCGACCACATCGCCATCGTCCACGGGCGCCAGCGCATCAGCTACCGCGATTTCTGGCGCCGCTCGCTGAAGCTTGCCTCGGCGCTGCACAAGCGCGGCATCGGCAAGGGCGACACCGTCACTGTGATGCTGTCCAACACGCCGCCAATGCTGGAGGCGCATTTCGGCGTGCCGATGACCAAGGCGGTGCTGCACTCGCTCAACACCCGCCTCGACGCCGCGGTCATCGCCTTCCAGCTCGACCACGCCGAGACCAGGGTGCTGATCGTCGACCGCGAATTCTCCGGCGTCGTCCGGCAGGCGCTCGATCTGGCCAAGGTCAAGCCGCTGGTCATCGACTATGACGATCCCGACTACGCCGCCGATGCACCCTATCCGAAGGGGGAGCGGATCGGCACGCTCGACTATGAGGATTTTGTCGCAGGCGGCGATGAGGATTTCGCCTGGTCGATGCCCGACGACGAATGGGACGCCATCTCGCTCAACTACACCTCCGGCACGACGGGCAATCCCAAGGGCGTCGTCTATCACCATCGTGGTGCCGCCCTGATGGCCTACACCAACACCATCCATGCCGGCATGGCCAAGCATGCCGTCTATCTCTGGACGCTGCCGATGTTCCACTGCAATGGCTGGTGTTTTCCGTGGACGCTCGCAGTGCAGGCCGGCACTCATGTCTGCCTGCGCTGGGTGCGGCCGAAGCCGATCTACGACGCCATCGCCGATCACGGCGTCACCCATCTCTGCGGCGCGCCGGTCGTCATGTCGGTGCTGATCAATGCCAGGGATGAGGACAAGCGCGCGTTCGCGCAGACGGTGACCTTCAACACCGCGGCGGCGCCGCCGCCGGAAGCCGTGCTGTCGGGCATGGCCGATGCCGGCTTTGCCGTCACCCATCTCTACGGCCTGACCGAGACCTATGGCCCGGCGGTGGTCAACGAATGGCACGGCGAATGGGACAGTCTCGCAAAGGGCGAGCGCAGCGCCAAGAAGGCCAGGCAGGGCGTGCGCTACGCCGCGCTCGAGGGCCTGACCGTCATGGACCCCGAAACGATGCAGGCGACGCCGGCCGACGGCGAAACCATCGGTGAGGTCATGTTCCGCGGCAACATCGTCATGAAGGGCTATCTCAAGAACCGCAAGGCGAGCGACGAAGCCTTCGCCGGCGGCTGGTTCCATTCCGGCGATCTCGGCGTCATGCATCCAGACGGCTACATCCAGCTCAAGGACCGTTCCAAGGACATCATCATCTCGGGCGGCGAGAATATTTCCTCGATCGAGGTCGAGGATGCACTCTACAAACACCCCTCGGTTGCATCCTGTGGCGTGGTCGCCCGCGCGGACGACAAATGGGGCGAGGTGCCGGTTGCCTATGTCGAGCTGAAGCCCGGCAAGGCGGCGAGCGAGGCCGAGATCATCGAGCACTGCCGCGCGCTGCTTGCCCGGTTCAAGGTGCCGAAGGCGGTGATTTTTGCGGAGATCCCGAAGACGTCGACAGGCAAGATCCAAAAGTTCCGGCTGCGGGAAATGGCGAAGCGTACCTAA
- a CDS encoding type II toxin-antitoxin system YafQ family toxin yields the protein MPAPIHSGQFRRDVKRMEKRGKNLGKLRDLLGLLIAGHELPPTYKDHPLKGDWKGFRDAHIEPDWLLIYRVVGDELQLARTGSHSDLFNE from the coding sequence ATGCCAGCGCCCATTCATTCCGGGCAATTTCGTCGGGATGTGAAGCGTATGGAAAAGCGTGGCAAGAACCTTGGGAAATTGCGCGATCTGCTAGGCCTGCTGATCGCCGGGCATGAACTGCCGCCGACGTACAAAGATCATCCTCTGAAAGGCGACTGGAAGGGCTTTCGAGACGCGCATATCGAACCGGACTGGCTCCTGATCTACCGCGTTGTCGGCGATGAATTGCAGCTTGCCCGTACCGGTTCACATTCCGACCTGTTCAACGAGTGA
- a CDS encoding sugar-binding transcriptional regulator codes for MAIRPAEQIIHKAAWLYYAHGLRQDQVASQLNISRASVAMYLRKARETGIVNISTSTQLFTDDVMARRLEDALKLDAVWIAPENGHIPDPSTDIAVLAASVFLELVKKGDRIGVAWGRTVYMIADIMSYADLQDVTVVQLCGNLGAPYSYRPDQCTMEIARRLNAKGLNFYAPLVLSTEELARALRAEPVIREQLAGISDCNLALFSVGTVDADSHVVKCGALNPDEMAALRGIGAAGVIAGQIIDAMGEALDCSYNRRVISAELASLRAIEKRLMVVQEDSKFEPLLAALAGGLCTHLVVGAHMAQRLLDHAGAAPQKAS; via the coding sequence ATGGCGATCCGACCGGCAGAACAGATCATTCACAAAGCCGCGTGGCTCTATTACGCGCATGGCCTGCGGCAAGACCAGGTTGCAAGCCAGCTTAACATTTCGCGCGCTTCGGTGGCCATGTATCTGCGTAAGGCGCGCGAGACCGGCATCGTCAACATCTCGACCTCGACCCAGCTGTTCACCGACGATGTGATGGCGCGCAGGCTCGAGGACGCCTTGAAACTCGACGCGGTCTGGATCGCGCCGGAGAATGGCCATATCCCTGACCCCTCGACCGACATCGCCGTGCTGGCGGCAAGCGTCTTTCTCGAACTGGTCAAGAAGGGCGATCGCATCGGCGTCGCCTGGGGCCGCACTGTCTACATGATCGCCGACATCATGTCCTATGCCGACCTGCAGGACGTCACGGTGGTGCAGCTCTGCGGCAATCTCGGTGCGCCCTACTCCTACCGGCCCGACCAATGCACGATGGAGATCGCGCGCCGGCTCAATGCCAAGGGGCTTAATTTCTATGCGCCGCTGGTGCTGTCGACGGAAGAGCTGGCGCGGGCGCTGCGCGCCGAGCCGGTGATCCGTGAGCAGCTGGCCGGCATCAGCGATTGCAATCTCGCACTTTTTTCCGTCGGCACGGTCGATGCCGACAGCCATGTCGTCAAATGCGGCGCGCTGAACCCGGACGAGATGGCCGCGCTGCGCGGGATAGGCGCCGCCGGCGTGATCGCCGGACAGATCATCGACGCCATGGGCGAGGCGCTCGACTGCAGCTACAACCGCCGGGTCATTTCGGCTGAACTCGCTTCGCTCCGCGCCATCGAAAAACGCCTGATGGTGGTGCAGGAGGACAGCAAGTTCGAGCCCCTGCTCGCAGCGCTCGCCGGTGGGCTTTGCACGCATCTGGTGGTCGGCGCGCATATGGCGCAGCGGCTGCTCGATCATGCCGGAGCGGCACCACAAAAAGCATCCTGA
- a CDS encoding bifunctional aldolase/short-chain dehydrogenase, translated as MKNLWNDDAAEKLVADYAKKGVGRDLALRVYTTRLLGGVPQLVLHGGGNTSCKIKATDLVGDEWDVLCVKGSGWDMAVIEPQGLPAVKMGALLKARALDRLADEDMVALQRANLIDPSSPNPSVETLLHAFLPHKFVDHTHSTAILAIVDQEDSKPLVKTVFGTKMGYVPYIMPGFDLAKAAADVFDADPTVEGLILDKHGIFTFGDDAKQAYDRMIHYVNVAEEYVARNAKPKAAKAVLPAKLATPASIAPMLRGAVAVARGEGRFDRMISDFRTSDAIVDFINSAAIADYAGRGVSTPDLSIRIKTGPMAVPAPDADKAGDYKAVIKSHVDAFAKEYRAYFETNDALDDVKRTMLDPMPRLTLVPGLGMFGHGRTLKDARIASDVGEMWIEAVRGAEAVGRFHPLSKADLFPLEYWSLEQAKLASSKPKPLTGQVVLITGGAGAIGAATAKLFADNGAHAVVVDLDGDKAADAAKKAGNNSIGVAADITDPAQVRAAFDKAVAVFGGVDILVSNAGAAWEGRIGELDDALLRKSFELNFFAHQSVAQNAVRIMLEQGTGGVLLFNTSKQAVNPGPKFGAYGVPKAATLFLSRQYALDYGAHGIRSNAVNADRIRSGLLTDAMIASRSGARGVSEKEYMSGNLLGQEVTAQDVAQAFLHHALAERTTADVTTVDGGNIAAALR; from the coding sequence ATGAAGAATCTGTGGAACGACGACGCGGCCGAGAAACTCGTTGCCGACTATGCCAAGAAAGGCGTCGGCCGCGACCTCGCGCTGCGCGTCTACACGACGCGGCTCTTGGGCGGCGTGCCGCAGCTGGTCCTGCATGGCGGCGGCAACACCTCCTGCAAGATCAAGGCGACCGACCTTGTCGGCGATGAATGGGATGTGCTCTGCGTCAAGGGCAGCGGCTGGGACATGGCCGTCATCGAGCCGCAGGGCCTGCCGGCGGTGAAGATGGGCGCCCTGCTCAAGGCCCGCGCGCTGGACAGGCTCGCCGACGAGGACATGGTGGCGCTGCAGCGGGCGAACCTCATCGACCCCTCCTCGCCCAACCCCTCGGTCGAGACACTGCTGCATGCCTTCCTGCCGCACAAATTCGTCGACCACACCCATTCAACCGCCATCCTGGCCATTGTCGACCAGGAAGACTCGAAGCCGCTGGTGAAGACGGTGTTCGGCACCAAGATGGGTTATGTGCCCTACATCATGCCGGGCTTCGACCTCGCCAAGGCGGCGGCCGATGTGTTCGATGCCGATCCGACCGTTGAGGGCCTGATCCTAGACAAGCACGGCATCTTCACCTTCGGCGACGATGCCAAACAGGCCTACGACCGGATGATCCACTATGTGAACGTCGCCGAGGAGTATGTCGCCAGGAATGCCAAGCCGAAGGCCGCCAAGGCGGTGCTGCCGGCAAAGCTCGCGACGCCGGCGTCCATCGCGCCGATGCTGCGCGGCGCCGTTGCGGTGGCGCGTGGTGAAGGCCGCTTCGACCGCATGATCTCTGATTTCCGCACTTCGGACGCGATCGTCGATTTCATCAATTCGGCAGCGATCGCCGACTATGCGGGACGCGGCGTGTCGACGCCGGATCTGTCGATCCGCATCAAGACCGGACCGATGGCGGTGCCGGCGCCCGATGCCGACAAGGCCGGCGACTACAAGGCCGTCATCAAGAGCCATGTCGACGCCTTCGCCAAGGAGTATCGCGCCTATTTCGAGACCAATGACGCGCTCGACGATGTCAAGCGCACCATGCTCGATCCGATGCCGCGGCTGACGCTGGTGCCGGGGCTCGGCATGTTCGGCCACGGCCGCACGCTGAAGGATGCCAGGATCGCCTCCGATGTCGGCGAAATGTGGATCGAGGCGGTGCGCGGCGCCGAAGCGGTCGGCCGGTTCCATCCGCTGTCCAAGGCCGATCTGTTCCCGCTGGAATACTGGTCGCTCGAACAGGCCAAGCTCGCCTCCAGCAAGCCGAAGCCGCTGACCGGCCAGGTGGTGCTGATCACCGGCGGCGCCGGCGCGATTGGTGCTGCGACGGCAAAGCTGTTCGCCGACAATGGCGCCCATGCCGTCGTCGTCGACCTCGATGGCGACAAGGCCGCCGATGCCGCCAAGAAGGCTGGCAACAATTCGATCGGCGTTGCCGCCGACATTACCGACCCGGCCCAGGTGCGGGCCGCCTTCGACAAAGCGGTCGCCGTCTTCGGCGGCGTCGACATTCTGGTCTCCAATGCAGGTGCGGCCTGGGAAGGCCGCATCGGCGAGCTTGACGACGCGCTGCTGCGCAAGAGTTTCGAGCTCAATTTCTTCGCCCATCAGTCGGTGGCGCAGAACGCCGTGCGCATCATGCTGGAACAGGGCACCGGCGGCGTGCTGTTGTTCAACACCTCCAAGCAGGCGGTCAATCCAGGTCCGAAATTCGGCGCCTATGGCGTGCCGAAGGCGGCGACTTTGTTCCTGTCCAGGCAATACGCGCTCGACTATGGCGCGCATGGCATCCGTTCGAACGCCGTCAACGCCGACCGCATCCGTTCGGGGCTCTTGACCGACGCCATGATCGCCAGCCGCTCGGGCGCACGGGGAGTGTCGGAGAAGGAATACATGTCCGGCAATCTGCTAGGCCAGGAAGTGACGGCGCAGGACGTCGCGCAGGCCTTCCTGCACCACGCGCTGGCCGAACGCACGACCGCCGATGTGACGACAGTGGACGGCGGCAACATCGCGGCAGCGCTGCGGTAG
- a CDS encoding type II toxin-antitoxin system RelB/DinJ family antitoxin, which translates to MATDAVVRARIDAATKDQATEALAAMGLSVSDAIRLLLVRVAADKEFPFPVKVPNATTRKAMAELEKGKGKRFASADELFKDLGL; encoded by the coding sequence ATGGCTACAGATGCAGTGGTCCGCGCTCGGATCGACGCCGCGACGAAGGATCAGGCAACGGAAGCTTTGGCGGCCATGGGCTTGTCGGTCTCCGATGCCATTCGCCTGCTCCTGGTGCGCGTGGCCGCCGACAAGGAATTTCCTTTCCCGGTGAAAGTGCCTAACGCAACCACGCGAAAGGCCATGGCCGAATTGGAAAAAGGCAAAGGCAAGCGCTTCGCCTCGGCTGATGAATTGTTCAAGGATCTGGGGCTCTAG
- a CDS encoding sugar ABC transporter ATP-binding protein gives MVGNAVFRVEGLRKSFGRNEVLGGISLELHSGEVTVLMGANGAGKSTLVKIISGVYERGGGTMSLADQDFAPNTPAEAIRAGVVTVHQNINDGVVADLDVATNLTLDRLSGRGVPTLFNPARVRREAKAVADRMGLAIDLKARVNDLSLADRQMVAIARALAHQPKVLILDEPTSSLSSAEADRLFALVDRLREQGVAILYISHRMSDIRRLADRIVSMRDGVISGVFDTKPLDYEGAVNAMLGRKIHLDQIVARSSAKPVLTVEGLRIGQGARPISLTLGDGEVVAITGLVGVGKTALAETLFGVRKPLAGTMTMNGKPYAPRSAGDAIAAGVFLVAKDRATSGIVGGFNIERNVSLPFLKRMSSLGVLKRRLERATARRQIEELSIVCRSEKDEMSALSGGNQQKVMVARWMAQNAALFILDEPFQGVDISARRDIAAKLRASANGRATLLFVTELDEALETADRILVMSEHTIVGEHRNAEVDLDRLLAEVAGGPLHSAA, from the coding sequence ATGGTCGGCAATGCCGTGTTCCGTGTAGAGGGACTGAGGAAATCCTTTGGCCGCAACGAGGTGCTAGGCGGCATCTCGCTCGAGCTGCATTCCGGCGAAGTCACCGTGCTGATGGGCGCCAATGGCGCCGGCAAATCCACCCTCGTCAAGATCATCAGCGGCGTCTACGAGCGCGGCGGCGGCACGATGAGTCTCGCGGACCAGGACTTTGCGCCGAACACGCCGGCGGAAGCGATCCGCGCCGGCGTCGTCACCGTGCATCAGAACATCAATGACGGTGTCGTCGCCGACCTCGACGTCGCCACCAACCTCACGCTTGACCGGCTGAGCGGCCGGGGCGTGCCGACCCTGTTCAATCCGGCCCGCGTGCGCCGCGAGGCCAAGGCCGTCGCCGACCGCATGGGTCTGGCCATCGATCTCAAGGCTCGCGTCAACGACCTTTCGCTGGCCGATCGCCAGATGGTGGCGATCGCGCGTGCACTGGCGCATCAGCCGAAAGTGCTGATCCTCGACGAGCCGACCTCCTCGCTCTCCAGCGCCGAGGCCGACCGGCTGTTCGCGCTGGTCGACCGGCTGCGCGAGCAGGGCGTGGCGATCCTCTACATCTCGCATCGTATGTCGGACATCAGGCGGCTTGCCGATCGCATCGTCTCGATGCGTGACGGCGTCATTTCCGGTGTCTTCGACACCAAGCCGCTCGACTATGAAGGCGCGGTCAACGCCATGCTCGGCCGCAAGATCCATCTCGACCAGATCGTTGCCAGGAGTTCCGCCAAACCGGTCCTGACCGTCGAAGGCCTGCGCATCGGGCAGGGCGCCAGGCCGATTTCGCTGACGCTTGGCGATGGCGAGGTCGTCGCCATCACCGGCCTCGTCGGCGTCGGCAAGACGGCACTTGCCGAAACGCTGTTCGGCGTGCGCAAGCCGCTCGCCGGCACCATGACGATGAACGGCAAGCCCTATGCGCCGCGTTCGGCCGGTGACGCGATCGCCGCCGGCGTGTTCCTCGTCGCCAAGGATCGCGCCACCAGCGGCATCGTCGGCGGCTTCAACATCGAGCGCAATGTCAGCCTGCCATTCCTCAAGCGGATGTCTAGCCTGGGGGTGCTCAAGCGCCGCCTCGAACGCGCCACTGCGCGCCGGCAGATCGAAGAACTCTCCATCGTCTGCCGCTCCGAGAAGGACGAGATGTCGGCCCTGTCCGGCGGCAACCAGCAGAAGGTCATGGTCGCCCGCTGGATGGCGCAGAATGCCGCGCTGTTCATCCTCGACGAGCCGTTTCAGGGCGTAGACATCTCGGCCAGGCGCGACATCGCCGCCAAGCTGAGGGCAAGCGCCAATGGCCGCGCGACGCTCTTGTTCGTCACCGAACTCGACGAGGCGCTGGAGACGGCCGACCGCATCCTGGTGATGTCGGAACACACAATCGTCGGTGAACACCGCAACGCCGAAGTCGATCTCGATCGACTGTTGGCGGAGGTTGCCGGCGGACCGCTGCACAGCGCTGCCTGA
- a CDS encoding ABC transporter permease, with protein sequence MTLRDYAIRYGFIVLLFGLVAYFAIAADGFVSPQSAVFIFQSVAITGVLALGVTATLVVGGFDLSIGSVATSAMMAAAYVMVVLEQNAVVAVVVCLLIGAVVGLINGWLIVYMRVPDLLATLGMMFLLVGLQRIPTEGRSIATGMTMPDGSVANGKFGDAFLALGRHRFDFFIPNLIPVSVVVLLVLAVLIWFFLEYTRFGRMMYAVGSNERAAELAGAPVKAYKIWAYVISGVFASIGGILLAARLGRGDIASGNNLLLDAVAAALIGYAVLGAAKPNAFGTAVGALFVGILLQGLTMMNAPYYTQDFVKGVVLVVALVFTFALSGRGRG encoded by the coding sequence ATGACGCTGCGCGACTACGCCATCCGCTATGGCTTTATCGTCCTGTTGTTCGGGCTGGTCGCCTATTTCGCGATCGCCGCCGACGGTTTCGTCTCGCCGCAAAGTGCCGTCTTCATCTTCCAGTCGGTGGCCATCACCGGCGTGCTGGCGCTGGGCGTCACAGCCACTCTGGTTGTCGGCGGCTTCGACCTGTCGATCGGCTCGGTCGCCACATCCGCCATGATGGCGGCGGCCTATGTCATGGTGGTGCTGGAGCAGAACGCCGTCGTCGCGGTCGTCGTCTGCCTGCTCATCGGTGCCGTAGTCGGCCTGATCAACGGCTGGCTGATCGTCTATATGCGCGTGCCCGATCTCTTGGCGACGCTCGGCATGATGTTCCTGCTGGTCGGCCTGCAGCGCATCCCGACCGAGGGCCGATCGATCGCCACCGGCATGACCATGCCGGACGGTTCGGTCGCCAACGGCAAATTCGGCGACGCCTTCCTGGCGCTTGGCCGCCACCGCTTCGACTTCTTCATCCCGAACCTCATTCCGGTGTCGGTGGTCGTGCTGCTGGTGCTGGCCGTGCTGATCTGGTTCTTCCTCGAATACACCCGCTTCGGCCGCATGATGTATGCGGTCGGCTCCAATGAGCGCGCCGCCGAACTCGCCGGTGCGCCTGTCAAGGCATACAAGATCTGGGCCTACGTTATTTCAGGAGTTTTTGCCTCGATCGGCGGCATTTTGCTCGCGGCCCGGCTTGGACGCGGCGACATCGCCTCGGGTAATAATCTGCTGCTCGATGCGGTTGCTGCGGCGCTGATCGGCTACGCGGTGCTGGGCGCCGCCAAGCCGAACGCCTTCGGTACCGCCGTCGGCGCGCTGTTCGTCGGCATCCTGCTGCAAGGCCTGACGATGATGAACGCGCCTTACTACACGCAGGATTTCGTCAAGGGCGTGGTTCTGGTCGTCGCCCTTGTCTTCACCTTTGCCCTTTCGGGCAGGGGCAGGGGGTAG